Proteins from a single region of Streptomyces sp. Tu 3180:
- the panD gene encoding aspartate 1-decarboxylase codes for MLRNLFKSKIHRATVTQADLHYVGSVTIDADLLDAADLLPGELVHIVDITNGARLETYVIEGERGSGVVGINGAAAHLVHPGDLVIIISYAQVTDAEARALEPRIVHVDRDNRIVALGADPSEPVPGSDQERSPQAVPTA; via the coding sequence GTGCTTCGTAATCTATTCAAGTCCAAGATCCACCGCGCCACCGTCACCCAGGCCGACCTGCACTACGTGGGATCGGTGACCATCGACGCCGATCTGCTCGACGCCGCCGACCTGCTGCCCGGCGAGCTCGTGCACATCGTCGACATCACCAACGGGGCCCGGCTGGAGACGTACGTCATCGAGGGCGAGCGGGGCTCCGGTGTCGTCGGGATCAACGGGGCGGCGGCCCACCTCGTCCACCCCGGTGACCTGGTGATCATCATCAGCTACGCTCAGGTCACCGACGCCGAGGCGCGGGCGCTGGAACCCCGGATCGTGCACGTGGACCGCGACAACCGCATCGTGGCCCTGGGCGCGGACCCGTCCGAGCCGGTGCCGGGATCGGACCAGGAGCGCAGCCCGCAGGCCGTCCCCACGGCCTGA
- a CDS encoding GNAT family N-acetyltransferase gives MAMGDIEIRDDRAAGRLEAVTGGEVVGRIEYFVLDAPGRALVPVHTVVEPAHEGKGIAGSLARELYAVAAREDSAVAPLCPYVARWAERHPDQAPAAGPELTGAAKEWLAAHPGRF, from the coding sequence GTGGCCATGGGTGACATCGAGATCCGCGACGACCGGGCGGCCGGCCGGCTCGAGGCGGTGACGGGCGGCGAGGTCGTCGGCCGGATCGAGTACTTCGTCCTCGACGCCCCCGGGCGCGCGCTGGTGCCGGTGCACACCGTCGTGGAGCCCGCCCACGAGGGCAAGGGCATCGCGGGCTCCCTCGCGCGCGAGCTGTACGCCGTCGCCGCGCGCGAGGACAGCGCGGTCGCCCCGCTCTGCCCGTACGTCGCCAGGTGGGCCGAACGCCACCCCGACCAGGCCCCGGCGGCCGGCCCGGAGCTGACCGGGGCGGCGAAGGAGTGGCTGGCGGCCCACCCCGGACGCTTCTGA
- a CDS encoding aspartate/glutamate racemase family protein yields MLALLHTSPVHVPVFDALRDEDLPGLELRHLVAEDLLDRARQAGPAAVAEDVRARVREAVDGGARAVLCTCSTIGGVAEAAAAEAGVPVLRVDRPMAAAAVAAGPRVVVLAALESTVRPTVALLEEEARRAGRAVGVRTVLVEGAWARFEAGDPEGYARRVADAADEVTGADVIVLAQASMAPAGRLCTTPVPVLSSPRPGLAAGAAAAGVP; encoded by the coding sequence GTGCTCGCCCTCCTGCACACCTCGCCCGTCCACGTCCCCGTCTTCGACGCGCTGCGCGACGAGGACCTTCCCGGCCTGGAACTGCGGCACCTCGTCGCCGAGGACCTGCTGGACCGGGCCCGCCAGGCCGGTCCCGCGGCGGTCGCCGAGGACGTGCGGGCGAGGGTCCGGGAGGCCGTCGACGGCGGGGCCCGGGCCGTGCTGTGCACGTGCTCGACCATCGGCGGCGTCGCGGAGGCGGCGGCCGCCGAGGCGGGGGTTCCCGTGCTGCGCGTCGACCGGCCGATGGCGGCCGCGGCCGTGGCCGCCGGCCCCCGTGTCGTCGTCCTCGCCGCCCTGGAGAGCACCGTGCGGCCCACGGTGGCACTCCTCGAGGAGGAGGCGCGGCGCGCCGGCCGCGCCGTCGGGGTGCGCACCGTGCTGGTCGAGGGCGCCTGGGCCCGCTTCGAGGCGGGCGACCCGGAAGGGTACGCACGCCGGGTCGCGGACGCGGCCGACGAGGTCACCGGCGCCGACGTGATCGTCCTCGCCCAGGCCTCCATGGCGCCGGCCGGGCGGCTCTGCACGACCCCCGTCCCGGTGCTGTCCAGCCCGCGCCCCGGACTCGCGGCGGGTGCGGCGGCGGCGGGCGTCCCGTAG
- the gndA gene encoding NADP-dependent phosphogluconate dehydrogenase, giving the protein MSSSAQIGVTGLAVMGRNLARNFARNGYTVAVHNRTAARTHALVEEFGHEGGFVAAETAKEFVAALERPRRLVVMVKAGEPTDAVIEEFAPLLEPGDMIIDGGNAHFADTRRREKALREQGIHFVGMGVSGGEEGALHGPSIMPGGPRESYDSLGPMLEKISAKAADGAPCVTHVGPDGAGHFVKMVHNGIEYADMQLIGEAYQLLRDVAGYSPAQIAEIFRTWNTGRLDSYLIEITAEVLSHVDAATGEPFVDVVVDQAEQKGTGRWTVQIALDLGVPVSGIAEAVFARSLSGHAALREASRGLAGPKAAPLGEAEAAAFADRVEQALYASKIVSYTQGFHEIAAGSEEYGWDIDLGAVSAIWRGGCIIRAAFLDRIRAAYDARAGLPSLLSDETFAREIADAQDDWREVLIAATRQGVPTPGFAAALAYYDALRAERLPAALTQGQRDYFGAHTYRRTDREGSFHTLWGGDRSEVTA; this is encoded by the coding sequence ATGAGCAGTTCAGCGCAGATCGGCGTCACGGGTCTCGCGGTCATGGGCCGCAATCTCGCGCGCAACTTCGCCCGCAACGGCTACACGGTCGCGGTGCACAACCGGACGGCGGCGCGCACGCACGCGCTGGTGGAGGAGTTCGGTCACGAGGGCGGCTTCGTGGCGGCCGAGACGGCCAAGGAGTTCGTGGCGGCGCTGGAGCGGCCGCGGCGGCTGGTCGTCATGGTGAAGGCCGGCGAGCCGACGGACGCCGTGATCGAGGAGTTCGCCCCGCTGCTGGAGCCCGGCGACATGATCATCGACGGCGGCAACGCCCACTTCGCCGACACCCGGCGCCGGGAGAAGGCGCTGCGCGAGCAGGGCATCCACTTCGTCGGCATGGGCGTCTCCGGCGGCGAGGAGGGCGCGCTGCACGGGCCGAGCATCATGCCGGGCGGGCCCAGGGAGTCGTACGACTCCCTCGGCCCGATGCTGGAGAAGATCTCCGCCAAGGCGGCCGACGGGGCGCCCTGTGTCACGCACGTCGGCCCCGACGGCGCCGGCCACTTCGTGAAGATGGTCCACAACGGCATCGAGTACGCCGACATGCAGCTGATCGGTGAGGCGTACCAGCTGCTGCGCGACGTCGCCGGGTACTCCCCCGCGCAGATCGCGGAGATCTTCCGCACCTGGAACACCGGCCGGCTGGACTCGTACCTGATCGAGATCACGGCCGAGGTGCTCTCCCACGTGGACGCGGCCACGGGCGAGCCGTTCGTGGACGTGGTGGTGGACCAGGCGGAGCAGAAGGGCACGGGCCGCTGGACCGTGCAGATCGCGCTCGACCTGGGCGTGCCGGTGTCGGGCATCGCGGAGGCGGTCTTCGCGCGCTCGCTGTCCGGTCACGCGGCGCTGCGCGAGGCCTCGCGCGGTCTGGCCGGCCCGAAGGCCGCGCCGCTGGGCGAGGCGGAGGCGGCGGCGTTCGCCGACCGGGTGGAGCAGGCGCTGTACGCGTCGAAGATCGTGTCGTACACGCAGGGCTTCCACGAGATCGCCGCGGGCAGCGAGGAGTACGGCTGGGACATCGACCTCGGCGCGGTCTCCGCGATCTGGCGCGGCGGCTGCATCATCCGGGCGGCCTTCCTGGACCGCATCCGCGCGGCCTACGACGCGCGCGCCGGCCTGCCGAGCCTGCTGTCCGACGAGACGTTCGCGCGGGAGATCGCCGACGCGCAGGACGACTGGCGCGAGGTGCTGATCGCCGCGACCCGCCAGGGCGTGCCGACCCCCGGTTTCGCCGCGGCCCTCGCCTACTACGACGCCCTGCGCGCGGAGCGCCTGCCGGCCGCGCTCACCCAGGGCCAGCGGGACTACTTCGGCGCGCACACCTACCGGCGCACCGACCGCGAGGGCTCGTTCCACACGCTGTGGGGCGGGGACCGGTCGGAGGTGACCGCGTGA
- a CDS encoding transglycosylase family protein, with protein sequence MAVRGRHRRYQPNRINRASLTVTAGGAGMALPLMGTGAAQAADVETWDKVAACESSNDWDINTGNGFYGGLQFTQSTWEEFGGTRYAPRADLATKDQQIAIAEKVLDGQGPGAWPSCSVRAGLARGGDTPDIRPAADRSDRDGGKKSGKTGRSSVEDVKPHTTPQSRAGRAEMYTVVHGDTLSGIAADERVRGGWRGLYEANRSAIGADPDLILPGQRLALPDGASEAPERRPSKQAGPAEKKTEKKTERKSGEKAGKQTSPQRTDDRADRAAKTGGTLVAPVSASLGTPYHKAGSAWSKGYHTGVDFPVPTGTSVKSVAAGRVVSAGWEGSFGYQVVVRHADGRYSQYAHLSAISVKSGQPVVAGQRIGRSGSTGNSSGPHLHFEVRTGPGFGSDIDPVAYLRAGGVRI encoded by the coding sequence ATGGCCGTGCGCGGCCGGCACCGCCGGTATCAGCCGAACAGGATCAACCGCGCCTCACTCACCGTCACCGCGGGGGGTGCCGGAATGGCGCTCCCGCTGATGGGCACCGGCGCCGCCCAGGCCGCCGACGTGGAGACCTGGGACAAGGTCGCCGCCTGCGAGTCGAGCAACGACTGGGACATCAACACGGGCAACGGCTTCTACGGCGGGCTGCAGTTCACCCAGTCCACGTGGGAGGAGTTCGGCGGCACGCGGTACGCGCCGCGCGCGGACCTGGCCACCAAGGACCAGCAGATCGCGATCGCCGAGAAGGTCCTCGACGGCCAGGGGCCCGGCGCCTGGCCGTCGTGCTCGGTCCGCGCCGGACTGGCCCGGGGCGGCGACACCCCCGACATCCGGCCGGCCGCCGACAGGTCCGACCGCGACGGCGGGAAGAAGAGCGGGAAGACCGGCCGGTCCTCCGTCGAGGACGTGAAGCCGCACACCACGCCCCAGTCCCGCGCGGGCCGCGCCGAGATGTACACCGTGGTCCACGGCGACACCCTCTCCGGCATCGCGGCGGACGAGCGGGTCCGGGGCGGCTGGCGGGGACTGTACGAAGCCAACCGCTCGGCCATCGGCGCCGACCCCGACCTGATCCTGCCCGGCCAGCGGCTGGCGCTGCCCGACGGGGCCTCCGAGGCCCCCGAGCGCCGGCCGTCGAAGCAGGCCGGGCCGGCCGAGAAGAAGACCGAGAAGAAGACCGAGAGGAAAAGCGGGGAGAAGGCCGGGAAGCAGACCTCCCCGCAGCGCACCGATGACCGTGCCGACCGCGCCGCCAAGACCGGCGGCACCCTGGTCGCCCCGGTCAGCGCCTCCCTCGGCACGCCGTACCACAAGGCCGGGTCCGCCTGGTCGAAGGGCTACCACACCGGGGTCGACTTCCCCGTGCCCACCGGCACGTCCGTGAAGTCGGTCGCGGCGGGCCGCGTCGTCAGCGCGGGCTGGGAGGGGTCGTTCGGCTACCAGGTGGTCGTCCGGCACGCCGACGGCCGCTACAGCCAGTACGCGCACCTGTCGGCGATCTCCGTGAAGAGCGGTCAGCCGGTCGTCGCGGGCCAGCGCATCGGCCGCTCCGGGTCGACCGGCAACAGCTCGGGCCCGCATCTGCACTTCGAGGTGCGGACGGGGCCCGGTTTCGGTTCGGACATCGACCCGGTCGCCTACCTGAGGGCGGGCGGCGTCAGGATCTGA
- a CDS encoding DMT family transporter yields MSALALSVLLSFVSAVAYAGGAIVQEQVAVSSSGAQQYAPLRRPGWWAAVALNGLGGLLHVVALAYGPLSLVQPLGALTIVFALPMAALFVGRRAGATAWRGAVMATVGLAGLLSLVGASDAQSLDTPQRVAAALVTAAAVVALMIAARAAHRHPAVRSILLATASGVAFGMSSVFTKTVAVDWTGGVSAADLPSLAVIGVLATAGMLLSQASYRGAGLAAPLATLTVVNPVVAAAVGITMFGETFRYGATGTALALSCGVVAAGGLILLTTERLAREQQRTAAARPALNEGLPGLPPARDGDLPSGSAVSVPDPVPGTVLAARSVVAAGPRTDPAERLLAALELPGDVRVPLPVPSPGTPDGPEPAPAPLVSYGPFYGGPYVPVPAVDRHRMRVRS; encoded by the coding sequence ATGAGCGCCCTCGCGTTGTCCGTGCTGCTGTCGTTCGTCTCCGCGGTGGCGTACGCCGGCGGAGCGATCGTGCAGGAGCAGGTCGCGGTGTCCTCGTCCGGTGCGCAGCAGTACGCGCCGCTGCGCAGGCCGGGCTGGTGGGCAGCGGTCGCGCTCAACGGTCTCGGCGGGCTGCTGCACGTGGTGGCGCTGGCCTACGGTCCGCTGAGCCTCGTTCAGCCGCTGGGCGCCCTGACCATCGTGTTCGCGCTGCCCATGGCCGCGCTGTTCGTGGGCCGCAGGGCCGGGGCGACCGCGTGGCGCGGCGCCGTCATGGCGACCGTGGGCCTCGCCGGTCTGCTCTCCCTGGTCGGCGCGTCCGACGCGCAGTCGCTGGACACCCCCCAGCGGGTGGCGGCCGCGCTGGTGACGGCCGCCGCGGTGGTGGCGCTGATGATCGCGGCCCGGGCCGCGCACCGGCATCCCGCGGTGCGCAGCATCCTGCTGGCCACCGCGTCCGGTGTCGCGTTCGGCATGTCCTCGGTCTTCACCAAGACCGTCGCGGTCGACTGGACCGGCGGGGTCTCGGCGGCGGACCTGCCGTCCCTCGCGGTGATCGGCGTCCTGGCCACGGCCGGCATGCTCCTGTCCCAGGCCTCCTACCGCGGTGCCGGACTCGCGGCGCCGCTGGCGACGCTGACGGTGGTGAACCCGGTGGTGGCGGCGGCCGTCGGCATCACGATGTTCGGCGAGACCTTCCGCTACGGCGCGACGGGCACGGCGCTCGCGCTGAGCTGCGGCGTGGTCGCGGCCGGCGGACTGATCCTGCTGACGACGGAACGGCTGGCGCGCGAGCAGCAGCGGACGGCGGCCGCGCGGCCCGCGCTGAACGAAGGACTCCCGGGACTCCCGCCCGCGCGGGACGGGGACCTGCCGTCCGGGTCCGCCGTCTCCGTCCCGGACCCCGTTCCCGGGACGGTCCTCGCCGCCCGGTCCGTGGTGGCCGCGGGACCGCGGACCGACCCCGCCGAGCGGCTGCTGGCCGCCCTCGAACTCCCCGGGGACGTGCGCGTGCCGCTCCCGGTGCCCTCCCCCGGGACGCCGGACGGGCCGGAGCCCGCCCCGGCGCCGCTGGTGTCGTACGGGCCCTTCTACGGCGGCCCCTACGTGCCGGTGCCGGCGGTGGACCGGCACCGGATGCGCGTCAGATCCTGA
- a CDS encoding (2Fe-2S)-binding protein has product MVLLHVVDLDPRLTALRSVGGFFVLRTAAAVLRLPTLAQVYAPQRPEVHGDFLASRVRVVAGALGTTEARVAASVAQQGLAARLWSVTLGCAALYGSVPDLAPRLLHWDPDGTAPDDLWLTGVRARPGDAATVADVVLHGHLEPLAAALRSRHRLARGLLRGNAASALAGAARELDRWGRGHGRADVAARAAALAAELLAHPLLAGTGTLTGTAFRRRSCCLYYRVPAGGVCGDCCFPRPPRSSPRAPSE; this is encoded by the coding sequence TTGGTACTACTGCACGTCGTGGACCTCGACCCCCGTCTCACCGCCCTCCGCAGCGTCGGCGGCTTCTTCGTCCTGCGCACGGCGGCGGCCGTCCTGCGGCTGCCCACCCTCGCACAGGTGTACGCGCCGCAACGCCCGGAGGTTCACGGTGACTTCCTGGCCTCGCGGGTACGTGTGGTCGCCGGCGCCCTCGGCACCACCGAGGCGCGGGTCGCCGCCTCGGTGGCCCAGCAGGGGCTCGCCGCCCGCCTGTGGTCGGTGACGCTGGGCTGCGCCGCCCTGTACGGGTCGGTCCCCGACCTCGCCCCGCGGCTGTTGCACTGGGACCCCGACGGCACCGCCCCGGACGACCTGTGGCTGACCGGCGTACGGGCACGGCCCGGCGACGCGGCGACCGTCGCGGACGTGGTGCTGCACGGCCACCTCGAACCCCTCGCCGCGGCCCTGCGCTCCCGCCACCGCCTCGCCCGCGGCCTGCTGCGCGGCAACGCGGCCTCCGCGCTCGCGGGCGCCGCCCGGGAGCTGGACCGCTGGGGGCGCGGCCACGGCCGTGCCGACGTCGCCGCCCGCGCCGCCGCCCTGGCCGCCGAACTCCTCGCGCACCCCCTGCTCGCCGGGACCGGAACCCTCACCGGCACCGCCTTCCGGCGCCGCAGCTGCTGCCTGTACTACCGGGTGCCCGCCGGGGGCGTCTGCGGCGACTGCTGCTTCCCGCGGCCGCCCCGCTCTTCCCCACGCGCCCCGTCTGAGTGA